GTCGATAAGCGTAGATACCGTCTGCTGCTTTGCTGCTGCTATTGCCTGCTCCAATTCCTCGAGTGTACGCACTGTATAGGTCGCTACACCGTAACCAGCTGCACTCCGGGCGAAATCGATGCTGACAAGCGGCCCGTCCAATTTGCCTGTCGACTTGTTCCGGGCTCGGAATTCGGTACCGAAGCTGCCCATGCCGTTACCCATCTGCAGGTTGTTAATACAGCCGAATCCGATATTATCAAATAACAGCACATTGATCTTCTGTCCCTCTTGGATACTTGTGACAAGCTCGGAATGGAGCATCAGATAGCTTCCGTCACCTGAGAATGCGTAAACTTCCCTTTCCGGTTCCGCCATCTTCACACCAAGTGCCCCCGAGATCTCATATCCCATACACGAATACCCGTACTCCATGTGGTACGTATGCGGTTTCTCCGCCATCCACATCCTCTGTAAATCCCCGGGAAGGCTTCCCGATGCACCAACGATAACCGCATTTTCTCCAAGCAGCCTGTTCAACGCCGCCAATACTTGCGTCTGGGTCAAGAAACTTCCTGAAGTCTGCGCATATTCAGGCAGAACTTCATCCAAATGCCCTGCAATCTCGGGAGTAAACGTCATTTTATCGTATTGGATTCCGGCAAGACGTTTCCATTCCTCGTTCCAGTTGGAGCGTGCATCCTCGATCTCTGTCTTGTAAGCGGTAGTGTATCCGATAGCTTCCAGACGCTGCTGCAAAGCGGCAAGAGCTGCTTTGGCATCCGCTACTACCGGTGTCGCATCAAGCTTGAATGCCTGAAACTCCGATACGTTCACGGTCAAAATATCTGTCCCGGCAGAGCCGAACAGTTCCTTTGAACCAGTAGTAAAATCGGTAAACCTTGTGCCGACTCCGATAATGAGATCCGCTTGTCTCACGATATCATTCGCTGCCGCATTACCGGTTACGCCGATACCGCCAAGGTTAAGCGGATGGGAACAAGGTACGGCGCTTTTGCCCGCCTGGGTTTCCGTAATCGGAATACGGAAGGCTTCTGCGAAAGCTTGCAGAGCATCACCCGCCTCGGAGTATCGCACACCCCCGCCACATATAATAAGGGGTTTGCGTTTATACGAAATGAGCCGGACTGCATCATCAATCGCCTGCTCTGTCGGCGGACGGCGGTCTATACGATGAACCCGTTTCTTAAAGAATGATACCGGATAATCATATGCCTCTGCCTGAACATCCTGCGGCAGGGCAATGGTTACAGCACCGGTATCCGCCGGGTTCGTCAGCACGCGCATTGCCTGAATCATTGCCGTCATGAGTTGTTCCGGACGGACGATACGGTCCCAATATCTGCTTACCGGACGGAACGCATCATTCGTTGACAGGGTAAAATCATTCGGCTGTTCAATCTGCTGCAGTACCGGATCGGGCTGGCGCGAAGCGAAAGTATCTCCGGGAAGCAATAATACCGGAATCTGATTGGCCGTAGCAGTTGCTGCTGCCGCCACCATATTCGCAGCACCGGGACCTACTGACGATGTACAGGCACAAATCTCCTTGCGCCGCTTCTGTTTGGCGAATGCCGCTGCAGCATGCGCCATTCCTTGCTCATTGCGTCCCTGATATACTTCAAGACTGCCGCTGTCCTCTTCAAGAGCCTGGCCCAGTCCCAATACGTTTCCATGGCCGAATATCGTAAAGATGCCTTTGACGAAACGATGTTCCACACCGTCAAATTCGACATACTGCTGGTTGAGAAATTTGACCAGCGCCTGTGCCATAGTTAATCGAATTGTTTCCAAGCATATCCCTCCTTACCAGCGTGTTGTAACCATCTTTTTGCGTGTATAAAATTCCACTCCATCCGTTCCGTTGGCATGTAAATCCCCGTAGAAGGAATCTTTCCAACCGGAGAACGGGAAGAATGCCATCGGCGCCGGCACTCCCACATTCACGCCCAGCATGCCTGCGTCAATATTTTCACGGAATTGGCGCATATAAGCTCCACTTTTTGTAAAGATGCATGCACCGTTTGCAAAACAGGATTCATTCGTCCAGTCAATCGCTTCATCAAGACCTTTTATACGGACAATAGAGAGCACCGGGGCAAAAATTTCATCCTTCCAGATCTTCATCTGCTGTGTTACGTTATCAAAAATGGTTGGCCCTATAAAGTAGCCTTCCTTGTGTGACTCAGCATCCTTCCGCCCATCCCTTACCAGACGCGCTCCTTCCTCAATACCGGATTTAATGTAGCCAATTGTACGCTCCTTATGGGAGTCACGGATAACAGGACCAAGGAAGACGTTTTCCTGGGCCCCGTTCCCTATGATTAGCTCATCTGCTGCCTCGGTCAGCTTAGAAATCAATTTGTCTGCAACAGTTTCCTGTACCAGCACCACTGAACAAGCCATGCATCTCTCCCCGGCAGAACCAAAGGCGGCATTCATAATTTGGGTTGCGGCCTGATCCAGATCGGCATCTTCCATCACAATCGAGTGATTTTTCGCGCCCGTCAACGCCTGTACCCGTTTCAGATTCGCCGTTCCGCGTTTATATACATATTCGCCGACAGGTTGTGAACCAACGAAGGAAACGGCCTTCACTTTCTTGTGGTCAAGCAAACCATTTACCACATCATGGGCTCCGTGTACGATGTTGAGTACACCTGCGGGCAAACCCGCTTTTTCCATCAGTTCTGCCAGACGGCAGGTTAGCAGCGGTGTGCGTTCTGAAGGCTTGAGCACAAAGGTGTTTCCACAAGCAATAGCAAGAGGGAACATCCAGCATGGTACCATCATAGGAAAGTTAAAAGGAGTGATTCCGCCAACGACGCCGATTGGATAGCGGTACATTCCCGATTCGATATTTGTAGCGATGTTAGGTAACTGCTTGCCCATCATAAGCGTCGGAGCCCCTGCCGCAAACTCCACACATTCAATTCCCCGCTGTACCTCACCATAAGCTTCTTTGCAATTTTTTCCGTTCTCTAGGGTGATGAGATTCGCCAGTTCGTCCCAATGCTCAACCAGAAGCTGCTGATATTTGAACATGATGCGGGCCCGGCGCGGAACAGCCGTACATGACCAAGTCTGAAACGCCTTTGCAGCCGTTTCAACCGCCTCATTCAGTTCTTCTGTGCTGGACAATGGCACGTGAGCAATAATTTCACCCGTTGCCGGATTATAAACAGGCTCGGTTTTACCCGAAGTCGATTCCTTCCATTCCCCGCCGATATAGTTTTGAATAATTTTTCCTATTGCCATCTTCCATTTCTCCTCTCTCTATTCCCATTTATTTTTTATCGGGGTTTTCATCCTGCTCAATCGCTTATACTCGCCGTTTGCAATAAACGAATCCAATTCCTCCCGTGTAGGCATAGCCTCAGAGCAGCTGTGACGGGAAATAACGATGGCAGCGGAAGCACTGCCGTATTCC
This Paenibacillus larvae subsp. larvae DNA region includes the following protein-coding sequences:
- the iolD gene encoding 3D-(3,5/4)-trihydroxycyclohexane-1,2-dione acylhydrolase (decyclizing), translating into METIRLTMAQALVKFLNQQYVEFDGVEHRFVKGIFTIFGHGNVLGLGQALEEDSGSLEVYQGRNEQGMAHAAAAFAKQKRRKEICACTSSVGPGAANMVAAAATATANQIPVLLLPGDTFASRQPDPVLQQIEQPNDFTLSTNDAFRPVSRYWDRIVRPEQLMTAMIQAMRVLTNPADTGAVTIALPQDVQAEAYDYPVSFFKKRVHRIDRRPPTEQAIDDAVRLISYKRKPLIICGGGVRYSEAGDALQAFAEAFRIPITETQAGKSAVPCSHPLNLGGIGVTGNAAANDIVRQADLIIGVGTRFTDFTTGSKELFGSAGTDILTVNVSEFQAFKLDATPVVADAKAALAALQQRLEAIGYTTAYKTEIEDARSNWNEEWKRLAGIQYDKMTFTPEIAGHLDEVLPEYAQTSGSFLTQTQVLAALNRLLGENAVIVGASGSLPGDLQRMWMAEKPHTYHMEYGYSCMGYEISGALGVKMAEPEREVYAFSGDGSYLMLHSELVTSIQEGQKINVLLFDNIGFGCINNLQMGNGMGSFGTEFRARNKSTGKLDGPLVSIDFARSAAGYGVATYTVRTLEELEQAIAAAKQQTVSTLIDIKILPKTMTKGYGTWWNVGVAEVSAKQQIAQAREERHRILQRARRY
- a CDS encoding CoA-acylating methylmalonate-semialdehyde dehydrogenase; the encoded protein is MAIGKIIQNYIGGEWKESTSGKTEPVYNPATGEIIAHVPLSSTEELNEAVETAAKAFQTWSCTAVPRRARIMFKYQQLLVEHWDELANLITLENGKNCKEAYGEVQRGIECVEFAAGAPTLMMGKQLPNIATNIESGMYRYPIGVVGGITPFNFPMMVPCWMFPLAIACGNTFVLKPSERTPLLTCRLAELMEKAGLPAGVLNIVHGAHDVVNGLLDHKKVKAVSFVGSQPVGEYVYKRGTANLKRVQALTGAKNHSIVMEDADLDQAATQIMNAAFGSAGERCMACSVVLVQETVADKLISKLTEAADELIIGNGAQENVFLGPVIRDSHKERTIGYIKSGIEEGARLVRDGRKDAESHKEGYFIGPTIFDNVTQQMKIWKDEIFAPVLSIVRIKGLDEAIDWTNESCFANGACIFTKSGAYMRQFRENIDAGMLGVNVGVPAPMAFFPFSGWKDSFYGDLHANGTDGVEFYTRKKMVTTRW